One Pirellulales bacterium genomic window carries:
- a CDS encoding DUF4058 family protein: protein MPIHDWTRVRTGVFHDFHQEWTICIKRALNGGILPPGYYAMVEQASVGRYPDVLNFQIDRGAEANGNSPASPNGGVLTLAEAPPQMGISATIESDPYAQRSNRVVVFHEEGHVVAVIEIVSPGNKSSRGDFQSFVEKALEFLRMGVHLLIVDLFPPTARDPHGMHAAIWSEMADYDFHLPPGKPLTVASYSAGIVKRAFAEALGVGDPLPAAPLFLEAESYVQVPLEATYQAAFDDVPKPYREELSPPPSTP, encoded by the coding sequence ATGCCGATTCACGATTGGACGCGGGTCCGCACCGGCGTCTTTCACGATTTCCACCAGGAATGGACCATCTGCATCAAGCGGGCCTTGAACGGCGGCATCCTGCCGCCGGGCTATTACGCGATGGTCGAGCAGGCGTCCGTCGGCCGCTACCCGGACGTCTTGAACTTCCAAATTGATCGCGGAGCCGAGGCGAATGGCAACTCGCCGGCTTCGCCTAACGGTGGCGTCTTGACGTTAGCGGAAGCGCCGCCGCAGATGGGCATTTCGGCGACGATTGAATCCGACCCCTATGCTCAGCGGAGCAACCGCGTCGTGGTGTTCCATGAAGAGGGCCATGTGGTGGCGGTGATTGAAATCGTTTCGCCCGGCAACAAATCGAGCCGCGGCGACTTTCAATCGTTCGTGGAGAAGGCGCTCGAGTTTCTCCGCATGGGCGTTCACTTGCTGATTGTGGATCTGTTCCCGCCCACCGCTCGCGACCCGCACGGCATGCACGCCGCCATCTGGTCGGAAATGGCCGATTACGACTTCCACTTGCCGCCGGGCAAGCCGCTTACGGTCGCCAGTTATTCGGCGGGAATCGTCAAGCGAGCTTTCGCGGAGGCGCTCGGCGTGGGCGATCCGTTGCCCGCGGCGCCGTTGTTCCTCGAAGCCGAGAGCTACGTGCAAGTGCCCCTCGAGGCAACCTACCAAGCCGCCTTTGACGATGTCCCCAAGCCTTACCGCGAAGAATTGTCTCCACCGCCTTCGACGCCTTGA
- a CDS encoding ATP-grasp domain-containing protein produces the protein MRARRVLVLMHEALVPPASIKGLPASEVAEWKTEYDVVAGLSNLGHDVRPLGVSNDLGVLRDAIVDWKPDIHFNLLEEFHGVTVYDTHVVSYLELMQQYYTGCNPRGLMLAHDKALSKKILTYHRIAVPDFAVYPMGRVAKRVQRLKFPLLVKSATEEASLGISQASVVSNDEKLKDRVAFVQEQLRTDALVEEYIEGRELYVGVLGNIRLTTLPIWEMLFTKMPDGVAHIATAKVKWDHDYQVRNGITTRAAKDLPEGLEEQLPKLCKRIYRLLSLSGYARLDFRLNAEGKLYLLEANPNPNLAYGEDFAESANQAGVGFEELLHRLLNLGFRYRAGWKELY, from the coding sequence ATGAGAGCGCGTCGCGTGCTGGTGCTGATGCACGAAGCACTCGTGCCTCCGGCCAGCATCAAAGGACTGCCCGCCAGCGAAGTGGCGGAATGGAAAACGGAGTACGACGTGGTCGCGGGTCTGAGCAACCTGGGCCACGACGTGCGGCCGCTGGGCGTCAGCAACGACCTGGGCGTGCTGCGCGACGCCATCGTCGATTGGAAGCCCGACATCCATTTCAACCTGCTCGAAGAGTTTCACGGCGTGACCGTCTACGACACGCACGTCGTGAGCTACTTGGAGTTGATGCAGCAATACTACACAGGTTGCAATCCGCGCGGGCTGATGCTGGCCCACGACAAGGCCTTGAGCAAAAAAATCCTTACCTATCACCGCATCGCGGTGCCTGACTTCGCGGTTTACCCCATGGGCCGCGTGGCCAAGCGCGTGCAGCGGCTGAAGTTTCCCTTGCTCGTGAAATCGGCCACGGAAGAAGCCTCGCTGGGCATTTCGCAGGCCTCGGTCGTTTCCAACGACGAAAAGCTGAAAGACCGCGTGGCTTTCGTTCAGGAGCAGTTGCGCACCGACGCGCTGGTGGAAGAATATATCGAAGGGCGGGAACTTTACGTGGGCGTGCTCGGCAACATCCGCCTGACGACGCTGCCGATCTGGGAAATGCTGTTTACGAAGATGCCCGACGGCGTGGCCCACATCGCCACCGCCAAGGTGAAATGGGACCATGACTATCAGGTGCGCAACGGCATCACGACGCGGGCGGCCAAGGACTTGCCCGAAGGGCTGGAGGAACAGCTTCCCAAGCTTTGCAAACGAATTTACCGGCTGCTGAGCCTGAGCGGTTACGCGCGTCTCGATTTTCGCTTGAACGCCGAGGGCAAGCTCTATCTGCTGGAAGCGAACCCGAACCCGAATCTGGCTTATGGCGAGGACTTCGCCGAATCGGCCAACCAGGCGGGCGTCGGCTTCGAGGAGCTTTTGCACCGGCTGCTGAACCTGGGCTTTCGTTATCGGGCGGGCTGGAAAGAGTTATACTGA